The genomic region atatctgcatgactttatgcactgcactgcttccacacgattggcttattagattatcgcatggatgattgttgcccattcgatattacaatgatatttccTTGCCGATTCAATATGTATTGTGATATTGCGATtttatgttttgatataaaaacttcttaaaaatatttaaaaaaatctaactcctttttctcagaaagaaatgtctattgaagaacagCTGTGTCTAAAATGACAATAGTTTCACTATGTAATTTATAATTTACAGGTAAAAGGTAGGAATGTGCAAAACTATCAATTTAAAACTATCAATTGACCAGTCAGTGCATTGTCTGAGCTAGGTGACTAGTAGTGCAAAGGAACTCATGTgtaaggctgcattatgtccatttgtattcatcaaataaatatatacaatatttcattttaactaattttgttatttttgaatatacagtaaaatataacatattaccataggctattactattatcatattgatcattttgcaacatacaaatggaggctaaagagtaaacttgttcaagaaccatttctggggctGGACTGGattacttacacacacacacacacacacacacacacacacacacacacacacacacacacacacacacacacacacacacacacacacacacacacacacacacacacacacacacacacacacacacacacacacacacacacacacacacacacacacacacacacacacacacacacacacacacacacacacacacacacacacacacacacacacacacacacacacacacacacacacacacacacatcacaattcacctgtagtcccaatgtcattgcatgttatttgcttatgcatcctgagatagtctgagagcatatgcagcattctcatagacaactcTATTCTTACAACCTTctcccagatgactgacagagagaaaaaaaagtgagaaCTCTCCGTTTGCACGTTACGCGAGACACGGTAGCACAGTACGCATGGGCACCAAAGCGCAAATGAACTTCTGAAcaaaaaatcaaatcagacaCGTGCATCTCCGACATTTCAtccattcttcaaaatataaacaGTTGTGTTTCCTCAAGCACGCGTCTTTGTGTCTAGCGGCATTTCTTGTTGACAGTGCTgggtaaatgtgcaaaattacccgccaatgtgcatgaatatataaatattgtgtGGGCGCGACATGTAGTTTacggcatccaacagtttgaACAGTCTTCTTACAGCTAAATTacttattaaagcagtgtcagacagaatctgcagaatgatttctgacaaatactctccataacacctctcaaataaacttttgaattatgcataataacaggaacattaatcacagcagaggatttttgATGTCCGACAGTGAACATACAGCAttttgatggctgtagcagcggtgcattaaaggactaaacgtaaagaattaaagaaacaaaacttcTCTTTTGTTAGTCTGTTAGTGCGGGACTCTGCACAAATATAACTTCCTATAGTTATCTATTAATCATTGTAGCATTaagataaacatgtattttttcaCTAACAATAATCTGTTGGGGAGGGTAGATAATCCTGTCCTGAGTGATGACACTGGATCACACTGGTAGCAAGATAGTGAACAAGCAGAGAAAGGACTTTCCTTGTTGTGAAATGTCTTATCTTATATTCTtatgttctttatttttatttcagtctgATTTTCATTTCAGTGTACTTGTAGGAATAATTGTATCCTTTCCCTGACAACCAGTTGATTCCATCTGCAAATGATTCATGGGGTCCATTTTTATAAGGACCGTTCAGATTGGATTTATGGCAGTCATCATACCACCAGGCTCCTTTATAATTATCAGGACACCGATTTGCAGTTAGGTCGTGATCCTTAGTAGAGAAGGAGCTGTTGTTGTGATATGTTAGAGAGTCACCTGGGGACAAAATTAAAGATGTGTTCCAGTGAAATTCAGCAccttaaaaacacattaattcagcAAGGCTTTGTGAATCAGGTACAATATCAATGGCCCTTTAACTGAAGCAAATCATTTATTCCAGCATGCCACTCATACTGTTTTTGTGTGTCCGATATGTCATTGTGTACAGTAATAGGAATAAAGATTTAAGTTTTCACTTAGAACATGATCTATCAATGAATCTAAAATACATATGTAGTGTTTAccaaagtaaaagtgttttatcCATTAAAAGAGATCATTTATCAGGGAACAATCCAACACTATGTACAGACGTCACAATGCTATATACAAGTATTATTATGCATCTAGAGCGCTGCATTTTGATTAAATGATCTTCATAGGAAGTAAATATGTATTGTCAAGGAGTATCATGCATAAAcaggaaataaaaacaaaacttacCAGCAGTACCACTTGTAAATTCCCCCAGGAGGAGTTTATAGTTCTCAGATTCCCCCAAGATTTGAAACGACTTGTATTTTGCAAAGGTTTTTACACGGTCAAAGTCTTCAAAATCGATGCGTAATTCATGAGAACCTTTAAGAATAACAATACTCAATGTTAGGAGCAATGTGCACCCAGCTGCACTTAACAAAGAAGCTTTATTGATGGGTTCTGGAAATAGGATCACCGAAACAGAGATTAGTTTGATATTATACAAGTTCTGTTTAATACAGTTTTTGCCACAGGGATGCTTCTAACAAGACTGGATTTCTGAACCTGCAAAAGCTTACAAACTTTCCCTTTACTGAACTTCTTTCCCACAGTCTACTCCCGGTTTctttacaaaatgtacattttgacagAGAACAGCTGTATGGAGTTCAGATTAGTTGCACATAGtcaaaatgaaaagacacacagCGAGTGCAGTGAATTTACCTGTTGCTGTTAATAAATGAATGTTCTCATTTCCCAGCCAAAACTCTGTCTGCTTGTTGCCAAACCCTCTCTTGTATGAATTCCAGTCCTGAAAGAAATCCACTGATCCATCCATACGTCTCTGAAATACCTACAAGTGAAATACATGAATGAGTAAATTAATACAAattgattcaatattttaaatgaataaaagtcaCTCATCAGCCAGTGGTTTCTGAACATATTGAAATGGACACACTCAATAAAATAGGGGATTGTTTTAAACTGGACCCCAGACCACAGATTGGGACCCTCTGAGCTAAGGAAAGAGGGAGGGGTTTGTGAGATCACTTACAAGCCAGCCTCCTCCATCTGTGTGCATGTCACAGAACACACTGATGGGTTTCTTGCTGGCTGTGTACACCGTGTACCAGTCACTCAGTGTGTTTCCTTTCTCCAACAGCTCCTTACAGCTCACAGCACCTGCATTGATAGCAAACAGTCTGTCAAAAATAAACAAGCCGTTTATAAAGTCCTTGTGCATCTTTAAGTTTAATAACTGGATGTACACATGATGGAAGCAAACTGTGAAGGGTATTTGCAAGCAGAATTCATAACGTCTTGTTATTGTTAATGTAGGGCCAGGAACACAAGAGCAATTCATGAAATCACTCACAGCAACTGGAGGATGTCTTCAACATTGAGTAGGAAAATCATTGGGTTGTTGAACGATGTATCATCACGAAAGGTGGTGTGAGATGGTGGTTATGTTGGAACCTAGAAATCTGTTGTATTGTGTTAAAATTTTATGAATTGTGCTTTCATATGTTGTTCACAGTGTGCGTCTTTCATGTACATCCAAAGTTATTAAACTTTAGAGCTGCACAAGGACTTTCTAAGcaccctgtatatacagtactcttGGATTGTTGAGCAAGGCTGCATCCTGTGGCCCGACTCAATAGGACACACACTGTCAGCAGTGCTGTTAAGGACAGCTTCAGTCAGACTGTGTGCTGTGGGCTTTAGGTACAGAGGACCACAGTCATTGAGAGCTTTATATGTCAGGAGCAGCATCTTAAAATCAGGAAGTCAGTGCACGTCTGCCAATACAGGGAGGATTTGTTCATATCTCTTGGTTGTTGTTACAACAGTCCTGGTGCATTAGTTAAAAGAATACACTGGTGAAAGTGTTTAGTAAATGAGTTCCATTGTGTTTTTAATCTCCACTCACCTGTTTGAATTGAGGTTAGACAATCTCCCTTTTCTCCTGCGGAAAACATGAATCAAGTCACTGACAGTTTGAtgaaatgttaatatta from Myxocyprinus asiaticus isolate MX2 ecotype Aquarium Trade chromosome 5, UBuf_Myxa_2, whole genome shotgun sequence harbors:
- the LOC127440858 gene encoding ficolin-1-B-like, producing the protein MLLPNAMISLLLILCCTSYYNAEKTCPEVKLVGLNDNERLTFLQGCPGLPGMPGTNGIPGTPGSKGDQGLAGGKGVKGDPGVPGKMGPVGDKGVKGDSGPIGNPGPAGAKGEKGDCLTSIQTGAVSCKELLEKGNTLSDWYTVYTASKKPISVFCDMHTDGGGWLVFQRRMDGSVDFFQDWNSYKRGFGNKQTEFWLGNENIHLLTATGSHELRIDFEDFDRVKTFAKYKSFQILGESENYKLLLGEFTSGTAGDSLTYHNNSSFSTKDHDLTANRCPDNYKGAWWYDDCHKSNLNGPYKNGPHESFADGINWLSGKGYNYSYKYTEMKIRLK